Part of the Aquamicrobium lusatiense genome is shown below.
CCGACTTGCCTTCGGCGAGTATGGCGAGGAACTGGCTCTTGTCGAAGAGAACCCATGGTCGCGTCGCCGGGAGTTCCTCGCGCTCAATCCGGCCGGCACATTGCCGATCCTGCTGGCCGAAGGCGATGTGCCGATCATAGGTGCGACCGTCATTGCCGAATATCTGGACGAAACGCGCGGTGTCCTGAAGCGCGAACGGCGGCTTTTTGCCGAGAACCCCATGGACCGCGCCGAAATCCGCCGGCTGGTCGACTGGTATCTGGTCAAGACCGAGAGCGAAGTGACGCGCCATCTGGTGCGCGAGCGGGTGCTGAAGCCCCTGATGCCGGAGGCCGCCGGCGGCGGTTCGCCCGATTCGGCGGCCATCCGTGCCGCCCGCGCCAACATCCGCCAGCACCTGAAATACACCAACTGGCTGGCGGGAACGCGCCACTGGCTGGCGGGTTCGCGCATCACCTATGCCGACTTCGCCGCCGCGGCCACCTTCTCGGTTCTGGATTATCTGGGCGAGATCGACTGGCGCGAGCAGAACGCGGCCCGCGACTGGTACATGCGGGTGAAATCGCGCCCTTCCTTCCGACCCCTGCTTTCAGACAGGGTGCGCGGTCTGGCGCCGGTGTCCCATTATGCGGACCTTGATTTCTGACCGGGGGACTTCTCACACGGGCACTTCCGGCGCCGGCAAGCTGCGGGCGCTGATCGACAGGGAAGCCTCGCGCGCCGGATTCGACCTGTGTGCCGTCACCTCGCCGGATGCGATACCCAAAGCGCCGGAACGGCTGGCGCAGTTCGTCGCCGACGGCTTCCACGGCTCCATGGACTGGATCGCCGAGACGCTGGAGCGCCGCGCCAGCCCCAGCGTGCTGTGGCCGGAGGTGCGTTCCATCGTCGTGCTGGCCATGAACTACGGGCCGGACCATGATCCGCGCGGCATCCTGAAGCTGCGCGACAGGGCTGCCATCTCCGTCTACGCCCGCAACCGCGACTATCACGACGTGATGAAGGGGCGGCTGAAGGAGATTGCCGGCAAGATCGTCGCCCGCGCCGGCGGCGACGTGAAGGTGTTCGTCGACACCGCACCGGTCATGGAAAAGCCGCTCGCCGAAGCGGCGGGGCTTGGCTGGCAGGGCAAGCACACCAATCTGGTCAGCCGTACCCATGGCTCGTGGCTGTTTCTGGGCTCGATCTTCACCACGGCCGAGCTGGAGCCGGACACGCGTGACACCGACCGCTGCGGGTCCTGCCGGGCCTGCATCGACGCCTGCCCGACCAATGCCTTTCCGGTGCCCTACAGGCTCGATGCCCGCCGCTGCATTTCCTATCTCACCATCGAGAACAAGGGGCCGATCCCTCTGGAGTTCCGGGAGGCAATGGGCAACCGCATCTATGGCTGCGACGACTGCCTTGCCGCCTGCCCCTGGAACAAGTTCGCGCAGACCGCTTCCGAGGCGAAGCTCGCCGCCCGCGCCGATCTGCGCGAGCCGAAGCTGGCAGACCTTCTGCAGCTTGACGACGCCGGCTTTCGCGCCTTCTTCTCAGGGTCGCCGATCAAGCGCATCGGCCGCGACCGTTTCATCCGCAATGTGCTGATCGCCGCCGGCAATTCCGGCGAGCCGGGGCTTGCCGGAGCGGTGCGGGAGCTGATCGCAGATGCCTCGCCGCTGGTGCGAGGCGCCGCCGTCTGGGCGCTGTCGCGGCTGGTTTCGGCTGAAGATTTCGCTGCGCTGGCGGGAGAGAGACTGCCTGTCGAAGCCGACCCGCAGGTTCGTGAAGAATGGCACCCCGGCAAAGGCGCATGGGCAGATGCCTCCTGAGGTGCTGCGAGCGTACGTTTACTTTTCCGCTCCCAGTGCTTAAAAACCAGTCTGCAATTCAGGGGCATGACGATGAACAAGGTCGAAGTCTCAGACAGATAAGCCGCAACAGCTTGCTTTTGCTGTTGCGGCCTTTGCCCGACCATCTCCGATTGCGTCAGCAAGGCCGCCGCCGATTGAACCCGATTAGCGGATAAGCCTTCATGTCTTTCAATCTTTCCAGATCGTGGAGCTACACGCTCCCGTGGGCGCTCGCCCTCATGGCGCCTTTCGATATTCTCGCCTCGCTGGCGATGGATATTTACCTGCCGGTTGTTCCGGAAATGCCGACTGCACTTGGTACCAGTCCAGCCGTCATCCAGCTCACGCTCAGCCTTTACATGGTCATGCTGGGTGCCGGGCAGATCGTATTTGGCCCCTTGTCCGATCGCCTTGGCCGCAGGCCGGTTCTGCTCGGCGGGGCTGTGGTCTTCAGCATGGCTTCGCTGGCGCTGGCACTCACCGCAGACGCCTGGGTCTTTGTGGGGCTGCGCTTCGTACAGGCCTGCGGGGCTTCGGCGGCGCTGGTGGCCATGTTCGCCACCGTGCGCGACGTTTATGCCGATACGGATGATGGCCGCATCATCTACAGCCTGTTCGGCGCCATCCTCGCCTTCGTGCCTGCGATCGGGCCGGTTGCGGGGTCTCTCATAGCCGTGACTTTCGGCTGGAGGGCGATCTTCCTGTTTCTGGCGGTTGCGGGGATGGCGGCTTTGGTGCCGGCCATATTCGGATGGCACGAGACGCATCGGTCTTCGCGACAGGCCCGGCAGGGTCGCTTCGGATATGTGCTGCGCGACAGGACATTCTGGGTCTATACGCTGGGATACGGCAGCGCCATGGGCACCTTCTTCGTGTTCTTCTCGACCGCACCGCGCGTGCTGATCGACAAGGCAGGTCTCACCCGGATGCAGTTCAGTCTCGCCTTTGCCAGCGTGTCCGTGGTCATGATCCTTGCAACCCGGATCGTGCCGCGCATGGCCGGGCGCTGGGGTAACGCGCGCGGCCTGACCTGCGGCATGGTCCTGCTGATCGCATCGGCGGGGGCTCTGCTCATCGGCCCGTTATGGGTATCCTCGCCGGTGGCCGCATTCATCCTGCCCATGTGGGTGGCTGCGGTCGGGATCGTCTTTACCGTGTCTGTCAGCGCCAACGGAGCGCTGCAATCCTTCGGGGATCAAGCCGGAACGGCGGTTGGGCTCTATTTCTGCATCCAGAGCCTGATTGTCAGCCTGATCGGCACCGCCTTCGTGGTGCTTCTGGATGGAGCGAGTGTGTGGCCGCTGGCCGGTTTCGCCACCTTCATGCCGCTCGTGACCCTTGCAGCGCTGGCGTTGCTCCAGCGGCGCCCCCGTTAAACCAGCCTTGCCCGGTTCCGCGCCTGATCGCGCGGGGCCGGGTGGCTGCTTGCACAGCGGCAGGCAACGGGGCTACCAACGACGACCAGTGATCGGAGCCGGTGCAATCATGACTGTCGGACAGGTTTTCATCTTTGGCGCCGGCTATTCGGCCCGTTCCTTCGCCAGCCTGT
Proteins encoded:
- a CDS encoding glutathione S-transferase family protein, with translation MLTLFHHPMSAACRFVRLAFGEYGEELALVEENPWSRRREFLALNPAGTLPILLAEGDVPIIGATVIAEYLDETRGVLKRERRLFAENPMDRAEIRRLVDWYLVKTESEVTRHLVRERVLKPLMPEAAGGGSPDSAAIRAARANIRQHLKYTNWLAGTRHWLAGSRITYADFAAAATFSVLDYLGEIDWREQNAARDWYMRVKSRPSFRPLLSDRVRGLAPVSHYADLDF
- the cml gene encoding CmlA/FloR family chloramphenicol efflux MFS transporter, which encodes MSFNLSRSWSYTLPWALALMAPFDILASLAMDIYLPVVPEMPTALGTSPAVIQLTLSLYMVMLGAGQIVFGPLSDRLGRRPVLLGGAVVFSMASLALALTADAWVFVGLRFVQACGASAALVAMFATVRDVYADTDDGRIIYSLFGAILAFVPAIGPVAGSLIAVTFGWRAIFLFLAVAGMAALVPAIFGWHETHRSSRQARQGRFGYVLRDRTFWVYTLGYGSAMGTFFVFFSTAPRVLIDKAGLTRMQFSLAFASVSVVMILATRIVPRMAGRWGNARGLTCGMVLLIASAGALLIGPLWVSSPVAAFILPMWVAAVGIVFTVSVSANGALQSFGDQAGTAVGLYFCIQSLIVSLIGTAFVVLLDGASVWPLAGFATFMPLVTLAALALLQRRPR
- the queG gene encoding tRNA epoxyqueuosine(34) reductase QueG — protein: MRTLISDRGTSHTGTSGAGKLRALIDREASRAGFDLCAVTSPDAIPKAPERLAQFVADGFHGSMDWIAETLERRASPSVLWPEVRSIVVLAMNYGPDHDPRGILKLRDRAAISVYARNRDYHDVMKGRLKEIAGKIVARAGGDVKVFVDTAPVMEKPLAEAAGLGWQGKHTNLVSRTHGSWLFLGSIFTTAELEPDTRDTDRCGSCRACIDACPTNAFPVPYRLDARRCISYLTIENKGPIPLEFREAMGNRIYGCDDCLAACPWNKFAQTASEAKLAARADLREPKLADLLQLDDAGFRAFFSGSPIKRIGRDRFIRNVLIAAGNSGEPGLAGAVRELIADASPLVRGAAVWALSRLVSAEDFAALAGERLPVEADPQVREEWHPGKGAWADAS